In Nitrosophilus labii, the following proteins share a genomic window:
- a CDS encoding NUDIX domain-containing protein, whose product MKISAGILPFKCHKGDLKVFLIHMGGPFWKNRDDGAWSIVKGEVREGENILVAAKREFFEETGKKIEGDFIDLGEIKASNKIIHIFAINKDLDTDIKSNYFELEWPPKSGKIQKFPEADRAKWFDINEANRKIVKSQKVFLERLREKICRLYSF is encoded by the coding sequence ATGAAAATAAGTGCAGGTATTTTACCATTTAAATGCCATAAAGGGGATTTAAAAGTTTTTTTGATCCATATGGGTGGACCTTTTTGGAAAAATAGAGACGATGGAGCTTGGAGTATAGTTAAAGGTGAAGTTAGAGAGGGAGAAAATATTTTAGTTGCCGCTAAAAGAGAGTTTTTTGAAGAGACCGGGAAAAAGATTGAGGGAGATTTTATCGATTTAGGAGAGATTAAAGCTTCAAATAAAATCATTCATATTTTTGCGATAAACAAAGATTTAGATACCGATATAAAGTCTAACTATTTTGAGCTAGAGTGGCCTCCTAAATCGGGAAAAATTCAAAAATTCCCCGAAGCAGATAGAGCCAAGTGGTTTGATATTAACGAAGCAAATAGAAAGATTGTAAAGTCTCAGAAGGTCTTTTTGGAGAGATTGAGAGAAAAAATTTGCCGATTATACTCTTTTTGA
- a CDS encoding undecaprenyl-diphosphate phosphatase gives MDIIQAIIFGIVEGITEFLPISSTGHMILTAKLMGLEQSAFQKSFEVIIQLGSILAVVFVFKDKIFKDINLWKKLIIAFLPTAVLGFTLYKIIKSLFLPQTVAYMLIIGGVIFLIVEYFYKEKEYHIEDIKDISYKQAFLIGLFQSLAMIPGTSRSGATIIGGLLIGLKRKIAAEFTFLLAVPTMLAATGYDILKNYHEFDGSNIFLLIVGFITAFIVALFVIKWFLGFIKKHTFVPFGIYRIFIGVVFLLYIY, from the coding sequence ATGGATATTATACAAGCTATTATCTTTGGAATAGTAGAAGGGATTACCGAATTTTTACCTATCTCATCAACCGGACACATGATACTTACCGCAAAGTTAATGGGACTTGAACAGAGCGCTTTTCAAAAAAGCTTTGAAGTCATAATACAACTTGGCTCAATATTAGCTGTGGTTTTCGTTTTTAAAGATAAAATTTTTAAAGATATTAACTTATGGAAAAAACTGATAATCGCCTTTTTACCTACGGCTGTTTTGGGTTTTACACTATATAAAATCATCAAATCGCTTTTTTTGCCACAAACCGTTGCTTATATGCTCATCATAGGTGGAGTAATTTTTTTGATTGTGGAGTATTTTTATAAAGAAAAAGAGTATCATATAGAAGATATTAAAGATATAAGCTACAAGCAGGCTTTTTTAATAGGACTATTTCAATCTTTAGCCATGATACCAGGTACTTCTAGAAGCGGTGCCACTATCATAGGCGGACTTTTGATAGGCCTTAAAAGAAAGATTGCGGCAGAGTTTACCTTTTTATTGGCCGTACCTACTATGCTCGCAGCAACTGGTTATGATATATTGAAAAATTATCACGAATTTGACGGCTCAAATATTTTCCTGTTAATAGTTGGCTTTATAACCGCTTTCATAGTTGCTCTTTTTGTTATTAAGTGGTTTTTAGGGTTTATTAAAAAGCACACATTTGTTCCATTCGGAATATACAGAATTTTTATAGGGGTTGTTTTTCTATTATATATTTATTAA
- a CDS encoding TolC family protein, whose amino-acid sequence MKRYIFILLPLFLSADSFEEILNKIENNYLLKSKNYEIEAKREIYESQKGKYLPKVDASLKALYLQEEPKLYVDLKVPGLPEYFQAASINQYIGEISLTYPIFTGFAIENVVEKSRLDMQKSVLEKNDLKRNLYIKSAKIYSLIYSLNYAIKATKEALKAIELAYKKAKGFYEQGLIPPSEIYNIEAKKYEIESILSEYRSKKESMLYILGYLTNDKIEDVEGLRDIKLDRVAIKKAIESREDVLAIKKALMTDEKDIALAKSNFYPKLFFKGALRKYGSNLELNGDGYKNANESYVAFEISQNIFNGLSDKKSLEAAKYKKMARIAYLRDYKSKIESSLKSDFKVLDSLKTNLISAKKRVKAAKSYYKLIEGRFQNQLSSADELSRAIADLAKAKAEVARVKSAIFNQKCKILLEGSLETFKKSFGK is encoded by the coding sequence ATGAAAAGATATATTTTTATACTATTGCCTCTTTTTTTGAGTGCTGATAGTTTTGAGGAGATATTGAATAAAATAGAAAATAACTATCTTTTGAAATCCAAAAACTATGAAATAGAAGCAAAAAGAGAGATTTACGAGTCTCAAAAAGGAAAATATCTTCCTAAAGTAGATGCTTCTTTGAAAGCTCTTTATCTGCAAGAGGAACCAAAACTTTACGTGGATTTGAAAGTTCCGGGACTACCTGAATATTTTCAGGCAGCATCCATAAATCAATATATAGGTGAAATCTCTTTGACCTATCCGATCTTTACTGGTTTTGCCATTGAAAATGTAGTAGAGAAATCTAGACTTGATATGCAAAAAAGTGTACTTGAAAAAAACGACCTAAAAAGAAATCTTTATATAAAAAGTGCCAAAATCTACAGTTTGATATACTCTTTGAACTATGCTATTAAGGCTACTAAAGAGGCTTTGAAAGCGATAGAGCTAGCTTATAAGAAGGCGAAAGGTTTTTATGAACAAGGTTTGATCCCTCCAAGCGAAATATACAACATAGAAGCAAAAAAGTATGAGATAGAGTCTATTTTGAGTGAGTATAGAAGTAAAAAAGAGTCGATGCTCTATATTCTTGGATATTTGACAAATGATAAGATAGAAGATGTGGAAGGATTGAGAGATATTAAGTTGGATAGAGTAGCTATAAAAAAGGCGATAGAGTCTAGAGAAGATGTTTTGGCTATAAAAAAAGCTTTAATGACTGATGAAAAAGATATAGCTTTGGCTAAAAGCAATTTCTATCCTAAACTTTTTTTCAAAGGGGCTTTGAGAAAATATGGTAGTAACCTTGAGCTAAACGGAGACGGATATAAAAATGCAAATGAGAGTTATGTAGCGTTTGAGATTTCTCAAAACATTTTCAACGGCCTTAGCGATAAAAAGTCTTTAGAGGCGGCAAAATATAAAAAGATGGCGAGAATAGCATATTTAAGAGACTACAAAAGTAAGATCGAAAGCTCTTTGAAAAGTGACTTTAAGGTTTTAGACTCTTTAAAAACTAATCTTATTTCAGCAAAAAAAAGAGTTAAAGCGGCAAAGAGTTATTATAAGTTGATAGAGGGACGATTTCAAAACCAACTATCCAGCGCGGATGAGCTTAGCAGAGCTATAGCGGACTTAGCAAAAGCTAAAGCGGAAGTAGCTAGGGTAAAGTCGGCAATCTTTAACCAAAAATGTAAAATTTTGCTTGAAGGTTCACTGGAAACTTTCAAAAAGAGTTTTGGCAAATGA
- a CDS encoding TonB-dependent receptor plug domain-containing protein, with the protein MKYIPFFFIITLSLFSQNLDSLLEQYKKESELSKITKIDTAGFVYIYTREDLEYMQAYSLKDILKTIPGLNYTIAPNGLYLFTAASTSYIPPSAVRLYINDHDLSSASFGSALLIWGDMPVEFIDHIEVYRATSSIEFGNEAGVIIIKVYTKLAQREEGKKVRVITDSFGSAGIDTYIANTYFDNSSLFLYLHGKDINSKTYHNDGFDIKKDENDYLFYTKYSLKDFSLEAASFKQDKAPFLGNGALYHPTGGGLDARHTYIKIDKKIKGIEFDISYDSLDYDRVYEDESKIYTSLGYVDRYQIKFKDTIFSLIWKKFFTTDKNSLLIGGFYKYKGFQAEGKFDDKSTKFDNHLNLYSLYAENSYRVSENSSLIFSIKGDFYRYGKEVDSKNKLISRIGFIKEIGKLKLKTFFTKTYTPPQFYTFYSKENYPLITNPHLKYPQAIISTIGADYYDNKYKLGVKLGNRVLKDKILYDPFYGYFNINDKVKFNFIEINYEYFLDDNDRLLIYITKGENSKDNLSPNLHINLRVFNKFNKFDIYNEFLYKNSYEYYGMHVKSSLDYTVSLKYHISKDLSIGIRGENILNNGFEQAYRKTNNTYPLTDHRFIINLEYLF; encoded by the coding sequence ATGAAATATATTCCCTTTTTTTTCATTATCACCTTGTCTCTTTTTTCGCAAAACCTTGATTCACTTCTTGAACAGTATAAAAAAGAGTCCGAACTTTCCAAAATAACAAAAATAGATACAGCTGGTTTTGTATATATTTACACAAGAGAAGATTTAGAATATATGCAAGCATACAGCCTAAAAGATATTTTAAAAACTATCCCGGGACTTAACTATACCATAGCGCCAAATGGACTATACCTATTTACCGCTGCTTCAACAAGCTATATTCCACCCTCTGCAGTAAGACTCTATATTAATGATCACGATTTATCCAGTGCATCATTTGGAAGTGCTCTTCTAATATGGGGAGATATGCCCGTTGAGTTTATAGATCATATAGAAGTCTACAGAGCAACATCTTCGATTGAATTTGGTAACGAAGCAGGAGTGATCATTATAAAAGTTTATACTAAATTAGCGCAAAGAGAAGAAGGGAAAAAAGTAAGAGTTATAACAGATTCTTTTGGCAGTGCTGGGATAGATACGTATATAGCCAATACTTATTTTGATAACAGCTCTTTATTTTTATATTTACATGGTAAAGACATAAATAGCAAAACATATCATAATGATGGATTCGATATAAAAAAAGATGAAAATGATTATCTATTTTATACTAAATATAGTTTAAAAGATTTTAGTTTGGAAGCTGCATCTTTTAAACAAGATAAAGCGCCATTTTTAGGGAACGGGGCTCTTTATCACCCTACTGGAGGAGGCCTTGACGCTCGACATACTTATATAAAAATCGATAAAAAAATAAAAGGAATCGAGTTTGATATAAGTTACGATAGTCTCGATTATGACAGGGTTTATGAGGACGAAAGCAAGATTTATACATCGTTAGGATATGTGGATAGATACCAAATAAAGTTTAAAGACACCATATTTTCTCTAATTTGGAAAAAATTTTTTACTACAGACAAAAACAGTCTACTTATTGGAGGATTTTACAAATATAAAGGTTTTCAGGCAGAAGGTAAATTTGACGATAAAAGTACGAAATTTGACAACCATTTAAATCTTTACTCATTATATGCCGAAAACAGTTATAGAGTTAGTGAAAACTCATCACTAATTTTTTCTATAAAAGGGGATTTTTATAGATATGGCAAAGAGGTAGATTCAAAGAACAAGCTTATTTCTCGAATAGGCTTTATAAAAGAGATAGGCAAACTAAAACTAAAAACTTTTTTCACAAAAACTTATACTCCACCACAATTTTATACTTTTTACTCTAAAGAAAACTACCCTTTAATAACCAATCCGCATTTAAAATATCCACAAGCTATAATTTCAACTATTGGGGCCGATTATTATGATAATAAATACAAACTTGGAGTTAAATTAGGAAACAGAGTTTTAAAAGATAAAATTCTTTATGATCCTTTTTACGGCTATTTCAATATAAATGATAAAGTTAAGTTCAATTTTATAGAAATAAATTATGAATATTTTTTAGACGATAATGATAGACTGCTTATTTATATTACTAAAGGAGAAAACTCTAAGGATAATCTTTCTCCCAATTTACATATAAATTTAAGAGTATTTAATAAATTTAACAAATTTGACATCTACAACGAATTCTTATACAAAAACTCTTACGAATATTACGGAATGCATGTCAAAAGCTCACTTGACTATACCGTTTCTCTTAAATATCATATCAGCAAAGATTTAAGCATAGGTATAAGAGGTGAAAATATTTTAAATAATGGTTTTGAACAAGCATATAGAAAAACTAACAACACATATCCGCTAACAGATCATAGATTTATAATCAATTTGGAGTACCTATTTTGA
- a CDS encoding response regulator transcription factor, whose product MIEDDIELAEILSEFLETHNIKVVNFDDPFIALSTIKNEDFDALILDLTLPDMDGLEILKKIREFSDIPIIISSARSDITDKVIGLELGADDYLPKPYNPRELEARLKAILRRKIPKKEHKEFFLDEKAREIRYKNKILDLTPAEYEILSYLIKNQGKAISRDELLNNIDSLNPFSNEKSIDVIISRIRQKLGEDRKHPKYILSVRGIGYKFV is encoded by the coding sequence ATGATAGAAGACGATATAGAGCTTGCCGAGATACTCTCCGAATTTTTGGAGACCCACAATATAAAGGTGGTAAATTTTGATGATCCTTTTATCGCTCTCTCAACAATTAAAAACGAAGATTTTGATGCTCTGATTTTGGATCTAACTCTTCCAGATATGGATGGTTTGGAAATTTTGAAAAAGATAAGGGAGTTTAGCGATATTCCCATAATTATTTCAAGTGCAAGAAGCGATATAACAGATAAAGTTATAGGACTTGAACTAGGTGCTGATGACTATCTACCAAAACCTTACAATCCAAGAGAGCTTGAAGCGAGACTAAAAGCTATTTTAAGAAGAAAAATACCAAAAAAAGAGCACAAAGAGTTTTTTTTAGACGAAAAAGCGAGAGAGATCAGATATAAAAATAAAATATTGGATTTGACGCCGGCAGAGTATGAAATACTCTCTTATCTAATAAAAAATCAAGGAAAAGCTATCTCAAGAGATGAACTTTTGAACAATATAGACTCTTTAAATCCTTTTTCAAACGAAAAAAGCATAGATGTCATAATCAGCAGAATAAGACAGAAACTTGGTGAAGATAGGAAACATCCAAAATATATTTTATCGGTTAGAGGAATCGGATATAAATTCGTATAA
- a CDS encoding DegQ family serine endoprotease: protein MKKILIISTVAALMLSAATINFEEAPKDFKRVMPQGNNNVVLSFYDAIKEAKQSVVNISTKKKIKTPNFANSPFFNDPFFKQFFGPMFKDRLPKDRVQRSLGSGVIISKEGYIVTNNHVINDADEITITLPGSDKEYKAKVVGKDPLTDLAVIKIDAKNLKPIKLGDSSKLKTGDIVFAIGNPFAVGETVTQGIVSGLNRSNVGINTYENFIQTDAAINPGNSGGALVDSRGTLVGINSAIITRSGGNNGIGFAIPVNMMKDVVKKLVEKGKIERGYLGVIIEDLKGPLKEVYKHDYGAIIVDVAKDSAAAEAGLKRGDLIIEVNGEKIDDANKLKTVIGSKAPGEKVRVRYERNKKTYTATVKLKERPESTSVGSEKEFLGLGLKELDDKTRRMYNIPKDVEGLLVTEVEPDSKAEKAGFKRGDIIEAVEDIDIKNIEDFKKAIKKYKGPKRVYVNRQGYPLILVLK, encoded by the coding sequence ATGAAAAAAATTTTGATCATATCAACAGTTGCAGCTTTGATGCTTTCTGCAGCTACTATAAATTTTGAAGAGGCGCCTAAAGATTTCAAAAGAGTAATGCCACAAGGAAACAATAATGTAGTTCTCTCTTTTTATGATGCTATTAAGGAAGCAAAACAGAGCGTTGTTAACATATCGACTAAAAAAAAGATAAAAACGCCAAACTTTGCAAACTCGCCTTTTTTTAACGACCCTTTCTTTAAACAGTTCTTCGGACCTATGTTCAAAGATAGATTGCCAAAAGATAGAGTTCAAAGATCTCTAGGCTCGGGCGTAATCATAAGCAAAGAGGGATATATCGTAACAAACAACCATGTCATAAACGATGCGGACGAGATCACCATAACACTTCCCGGAAGCGATAAAGAGTATAAAGCTAAGGTTGTAGGCAAAGACCCTTTAACCGACTTAGCAGTTATTAAAATAGATGCAAAAAATCTAAAGCCTATAAAACTCGGAGACTCCTCCAAACTTAAAACCGGGGATATCGTATTTGCCATAGGAAATCCATTTGCGGTGGGGGAGACAGTAACGCAAGGTATAGTTTCTGGACTTAACAGAAGCAATGTAGGAATCAATACATACGAAAACTTCATTCAAACCGATGCGGCCATCAACCCTGGAAACTCAGGAGGAGCATTGGTTGACAGCAGAGGAACTCTTGTTGGAATAAACAGTGCTATCATAACAAGAAGCGGTGGAAATAATGGGATAGGTTTTGCAATACCCGTCAATATGATGAAAGATGTGGTTAAAAAGCTCGTTGAAAAAGGCAAAATTGAAAGAGGGTATCTAGGAGTTATCATAGAAGATCTTAAAGGTCCTCTAAAAGAGGTTTATAAACATGACTACGGCGCCATAATAGTCGATGTTGCCAAAGATTCAGCAGCTGCTGAAGCAGGTCTTAAAAGAGGAGATTTGATCATAGAGGTTAATGGTGAAAAGATAGATGACGCAAATAAGCTAAAAACTGTTATAGGCTCTAAAGCCCCTGGAGAAAAAGTAAGAGTAAGATATGAAAGAAACAAAAAGACTTACACAGCAACAGTAAAACTAAAAGAGAGACCTGAGAGTACAAGTGTTGGATCTGAAAAAGAGTTTTTAGGATTAGGTCTTAAAGAGCTTGATGATAAAACAAGAAGAATGTATAATATTCCAAAAGATGTGGAAGGGTTGTTGGTTACAGAAGTTGAGCCAGACAGTAAAGCTGAAAAGGCTGGATTTAAAAGAGGAGATATCATCGAAGCCGTTGAGGATATAGATATTAAAAATATAGAAGATTTCAAAAAAGCGATCAAAAAATACAAAGGTCCAAAAAGAGTATATGTAAACAGGCAAGGATATCCTCTTATTTTAGTGTTGAAATAA
- a CDS encoding bifunctional diguanylate cyclase/phosphodiesterase: MKHINKIVGILILTILILISYLFISTHSIEKQISKSINDLFVHHVKEVSKNIEKFIKGYFKNNLYEKLKSDEKLREYLQNSLSLTAASPHNYVYILYRDKKGRYRYLLDGSNEDRGEFDQKLDVDQKSWDEVYYTTKDKVIIHKSSEFIYITYLRPIIIDSKVEGVIAVDFTSELPATISQILNSVKSIFNYIFLTFLALFLILLYQYILYLKTKKYAITDSLTQVYNRVYLRNFLENINPNNYAILMLDIDHFKNINDTYGHKAGDFILREFANILKTILREEDIIVRYGGEEFLVFLKKPENEKEILKVAERIRKTIENFSYEYENYQINITVSIGITLHPERFKTIKEAIKIADEMLYKAKRGGRNKVVWSKKENFIEITYKDIYFVKEAIDENRVVCYFQPIYNIKNNKIVKYEALVRLLDKNSDLIYPGAFLEKIVYTTIYNSLTKKVLNIIFEKIEKTKKNISVNLNLSDITDNMVFSIILKEIENNLALSKYLTIELLENESLTNQKELGKRLEQLKSYGVKVAIDDFGSGYSNFEIFRFLPIDILKIDGSLIKEIENSKISYSIVKSITLFAKDLDIDIVAEFVENEKILKILENLEITYAQGFYLGKPSKL; encoded by the coding sequence TTGAAACATATAAATAAAATTGTAGGCATACTTATTTTAACTATTTTGATTTTAATCTCTTATCTATTTATTTCTACCCATTCTATTGAAAAACAGATTAGCAAAAGTATAAACGATCTTTTTGTACATCATGTAAAAGAGGTATCTAAAAATATAGAAAAGTTTATTAAAGGGTATTTTAAAAACAATTTATATGAAAAACTAAAAAGTGATGAAAAATTAAGAGAATATTTACAAAACTCACTCTCATTAACAGCCGCTTCTCCTCATAATTATGTATATATTCTATACAGAGATAAAAAAGGCAGATATAGATATCTGCTTGACGGCAGTAACGAAGACAGAGGAGAATTTGATCAAAAACTAGACGTGGATCAAAAAAGCTGGGATGAGGTGTATTATACTACAAAAGATAAAGTTATTATTCACAAAAGCTCCGAATTTATCTATATAACATATTTAAGACCAATCATAATAGACTCTAAAGTTGAAGGAGTAATAGCAGTAGATTTTACTAGCGAACTTCCAGCAACGATCTCACAAATTTTAAACTCTGTAAAATCTATTTTCAATTATATATTTTTAACTTTTCTTGCACTCTTTTTGATATTGCTATATCAGTATATATTATATTTGAAAACCAAAAAATACGCCATAACCGACTCTTTAACTCAAGTTTATAACAGAGTTTATTTAAGAAATTTTCTTGAAAACATAAATCCAAATAATTATGCTATTTTAATGTTAGATATTGATCATTTTAAAAACATAAACGATACTTACGGACATAAAGCGGGCGATTTTATTTTAAGAGAATTTGCAAATATTCTAAAAACAATTTTAAGAGAAGAGGATATCATAGTTAGATATGGTGGAGAAGAGTTTTTAGTTTTTTTAAAAAAACCGGAAAATGAAAAAGAGATTTTAAAAGTTGCAGAGAGAATAAGAAAAACTATAGAAAACTTTTCTTATGAATATGAAAATTATCAAATAAATATTACCGTTTCTATAGGTATAACACTACATCCCGAAAGGTTTAAAACCATTAAAGAAGCTATAAAAATAGCAGATGAAATGCTATATAAAGCAAAAAGAGGAGGAAGAAATAAAGTAGTTTGGAGTAAAAAAGAAAATTTTATAGAAATAACATACAAAGATATATATTTTGTCAAAGAAGCTATTGATGAAAATAGGGTTGTTTGCTATTTTCAACCTATTTACAATATAAAAAATAACAAAATAGTAAAATATGAAGCTTTAGTTAGGCTTTTAGACAAAAATAGCGATCTTATATACCCTGGAGCCTTTTTAGAAAAAATTGTGTATACAACTATCTATAACTCTTTAACAAAAAAGGTTTTAAATATCATTTTTGAAAAAATAGAAAAAACTAAAAAGAATATCAGCGTAAATCTAAATCTTTCCGATATTACTGATAATATGGTTTTTTCTATTATTTTAAAAGAGATTGAAAATAACTTAGCACTCTCTAAGTATCTTACTATTGAACTTCTTGAAAATGAATCTTTAACAAATCAAAAAGAGCTTGGAAAAAGACTAGAGCAACTTAAAAGCTATGGAGTAAAAGTAGCTATTGATGATTTTGGAAGTGGATATTCAAACTTCGAAATTTTTAGATTTTTACCTATAGACATATTAAAAATCGATGGTTCTTTAATAAAAGAGATAGAAAATTCAAAAATCTCATATTCAATTGTCAAATCGATTACACTTTTCGCAAAAGATTTAGATATTGATATAGTAGCAGAGTTTGTAGAAAATGAGAAAATTCTAAAAATCTTGGAAAATCTTGAAATTACTTATGCTCAAGGGTTTTATCTGGGAAAACCTAGCAAATTATAA
- a CDS encoding inositol monophosphatase family protein yields the protein MSKLIEIVKEAGKILKYGYYHSKRIDFKSEIDLVTEYDVKIENFLKEKISKKYRDFEIVAEESFKARSIPQKAIFIDPIDGTTNFVHSIVYVCISIGIWEGGEPKEGIVYNPVLDELFWARKGEGAYLNGKKIKVNKADNLTSSLIATGFPYTKIKMGKDYRWVVKTFSELLPKTRDIRRLGSAAIDLCYTACGRFSGFYEIDLKPWDVAAGILMVTEAGGKVTNHLGEEYKFGDIVVASNGKIHDELIKNMCKY from the coding sequence ATGTCAAAACTAATAGAGATTGTAAAAGAAGCGGGTAAGATTTTAAAATATGGTTATTATCACTCAAAAAGGATTGATTTTAAGAGTGAAATTGATCTTGTTACAGAGTATGATGTGAAAATAGAAAACTTTTTAAAAGAGAAGATATCTAAAAAATATCGTGATTTTGAGATTGTTGCAGAAGAGAGTTTTAAAGCAAGATCTATTCCTCAAAAAGCGATTTTTATAGATCCAATTGACGGGACTACCAATTTTGTTCACTCTATTGTATATGTATGCATATCTATTGGTATTTGGGAGGGGGGAGAGCCAAAAGAGGGGATAGTATATAACCCTGTTTTAGATGAACTTTTTTGGGCAAGAAAAGGAGAAGGAGCATATCTTAACGGCAAAAAAATAAAAGTAAATAAAGCGGATAATCTAACCTCATCTTTGATAGCAACAGGTTTTCCATATACAAAAATTAAGATGGGAAAAGATTATAGATGGGTAGTGAAGACTTTTTCAGAGCTTCTACCAAAAACAAGAGATATAAGAAGACTTGGTTCTGCCGCTATTGATCTTTGCTATACTGCTTGCGGTAGATTTAGCGGTTTTTATGAAATTGATCTCAAACCTTGGGATGTAGCCGCCGGTATTTTGATGGTAACTGAAGCTGGAGGAAAAGTAACAAACCATTTAGGAGAAGAGTATAAGTTTGGAGATATTGTAGTGGCTTCAAATGGTAAAATACATGATGAACTTATAAAAAATATGTGTAAATATTAA
- a CDS encoding ArsS family sensor histidine kinase — MKKSIFISITFIFLIAFVGMAASFYLFIIYEKKSSLYSIEKRFDFVSQTLLWQLKTTQNPNKLVKELKSIELESITYPKEAIKILKNSKKIQKRVTPFGQIWLLKYKGSYYIFIQSFGNSLLLKDISQKDTNYTLYIIIFGFIAVLLLFAYIAIIIKLRPLKIIQKELKKFSKGELNLNLDIKGSSEIAEVAQTLKNAIDSLKNIMNSRKLLLRNIMHELKTPITKGRITAEMIDDEKQKQRLINIFERLNSLINELAAIETMDSGIKPDLKLLKTNQLIEEAINLGMFDNSTIEVAYHQNPKIKADYRLLSIAIKNLIENGIKYSLDGKIKIVVFENKIIFINKGNKLKKDFRFYLEPFTKERQNSGFGLGLYLVDAILKLHHFKLSYTHKDDLNTFTIIFN, encoded by the coding sequence ATGAAAAAATCAATATTTATTTCTATAACTTTCATATTTTTAATAGCCTTCGTAGGAATGGCCGCATCTTTTTATCTTTTTATAATATATGAAAAAAAGAGTTCTCTATACTCTATAGAAAAAAGATTCGATTTTGTTTCGCAAACCCTTCTTTGGCAGCTAAAAACCACTCAAAATCCTAACAAACTAGTCAAAGAGCTAAAATCTATCGAACTAGAGTCTATCACATATCCGAAAGAGGCCATAAAAATACTAAAAAATTCCAAAAAAATACAAAAAAGAGTTACACCTTTCGGTCAAATATGGCTTTTAAAATATAAGGGCAGCTACTACATATTTATACAGAGTTTTGGCAACTCTCTTTTATTAAAAGATATTTCTCAAAAAGATACAAATTATACTTTATATATAATAATTTTTGGATTTATAGCAGTTCTTTTGCTTTTTGCCTATATAGCGATTATTATAAAACTAAGACCGCTAAAAATAATCCAAAAAGAGCTTAAAAAATTTTCAAAAGGAGAGCTAAATCTAAATCTAGACATTAAAGGAAGCAGTGAAATAGCAGAAGTCGCTCAAACTTTAAAAAACGCTATAGATTCACTAAAAAATATAATGAACTCTAGAAAGCTTCTTCTTAGAAACATTATGCATGAACTTAAAACCCCAATAACAAAAGGTCGAATTACAGCAGAGATGATTGATGATGAAAAACAAAAACAAAGACTTATAAATATTTTTGAGAGATTAAACTCACTCATCAACGAACTTGCCGCAATTGAAACTATGGATTCTGGTATAAAACCCGACTTAAAACTTTTAAAAACTAATCAATTGATAGAGGAAGCGATAAATCTGGGCATGTTCGACAATAGTACTATTGAAGTAGCGTATCATCAAAATCCTAAAATTAAGGCAGACTATAGACTTTTGAGTATAGCTATAAAAAACCTTATAGAAAACGGCATCAAATATTCACTAGATGGAAAGATAAAAATAGTAGTTTTTGAAAATAAAATAATTTTTATAAACAAAGGCAATAAACTAAAAAAAGATTTTCGTTTCTATCTAGAACCTTTCACAAAAGAGAGACAAAACAGCGGTTTCGGATTGGGGCTTTATCTTGTTGATGCAATTTTAAAGCTTCATCACTTCAAATTATCATATACTCACAAAGATGATTTAAATACTTTTACAATTATTTTCAATTAA